Proteins encoded within one genomic window of Vicinamibacteria bacterium:
- a CDS encoding type II toxin-antitoxin system VapC family toxin has translation MNYLVDANVLSEPTKSAPYPPAVEWLRGNEREIVVDPIILGEIRFGILLLPRGKRRKRLEAWFAQGVQRIHCLPWLPATGLRWAELLASLRASGQAMPIKDSLIASTALVHGLTVVTRNRNDFEKAGVEVVDPFASEKP, from the coding sequence TTGAACTACCTGGTCGACGCGAACGTCCTCAGTGAACCGACGAAGTCCGCCCCCTATCCACCGGCCGTCGAGTGGCTCCGAGGCAACGAGCGCGAGATCGTCGTCGACCCGATCATCCTCGGCGAGATTCGGTTCGGGATCTTGCTCCTACCCCGGGGGAAACGCCGGAAACGGCTCGAGGCCTGGTTCGCCCAGGGAGTCCAGCGCATCCATTGCTTGCCTTGGCTTCCAGCTACCGGATTGAGGTGGGCGGAGCTTCTGGCATCTCTTCGGGCTTCCGGGCAGGCGATGCCGATCAAAGATAGCCTCATCGCTTCGACGGCACTGGTACATGGACTCACGGTGGTCACTCGAAACCGAAACGATTTCGAGAAGGCTGGCGTCGAGGTGGTGGATCCCTTCGCTTCGGAGAAACCCTAG
- a CDS encoding AbrB/MazE/SpoVT family DNA-binding domain-containing protein gives MKTTVSTKGQIVLPAEIREQDEIEPGQEFEIERIDRGEYRLKRKAPSNTGLLDWLLACPEKGFFVSIESESTDRL, from the coding sequence ATGAAGACGACCGTTTCGACCAAGGGTCAGATCGTTCTTCCCGCCGAAATCCGAGAGCAGGACGAGATCGAACCGGGTCAGGAGTTCGAGATCGAGCGCATCGACCGCGGCGAATACCGTCTCAAGAGAAAGGCGCCCTCGAACACGGGACTCCTGGATTGGCTTCTGGCTTGTCCTGAGAAGGGCTTCTTCGTCTCTATCGAGTCCGAGTCGACCGATAGGCTTTGA
- a CDS encoding 2-dehydropantoate 2-reductase, with protein sequence MLNAVAGPAFDRAATARAAYGAASAPISRQMSWPPLGRLGRGLNSLLVFGAGAVGSLVAARLSRICDVTIVGREDHIRVVRRRGLEVRGITELVATDLRAATHIGEVATPEVVLLTVKSNDTRKAVEALRPFWNEALFVSLQNGLGNEEILAENVPRVLGAVINQGVTYVEPGIVFHAGERETLFAPFAGSGLEDARRMARTFEDAGIPARAVPDIRRDLWAKTILNAAVNPVTALLSRRTGELLDEELAPVLEAIVRESVSIARASGIELEEAEIIESIDAVARATKDNKSSMLQDLERGRPTEIDAINGALSERARALSVPAPLNELLTHLVRARASAGKS encoded by the coding sequence GTGCTCAATGCCGTGGCGGGACCCGCGTTCGATCGCGCCGCCACGGCACGGGCTGCCTACGGCGCGGCAAGCGCGCCGATCTCGCGGCAGATGTCTTGGCCGCCGCTCGGCAGGCTGGGCCGTGGTTTGAACAGCCTGCTAGTTTTCGGCGCAGGCGCGGTGGGAAGCCTCGTGGCCGCCCGCCTCTCCCGGATTTGCGACGTCACCATCGTCGGTCGAGAAGACCACATCCGAGTCGTTCGTCGACGAGGTCTCGAAGTCCGCGGCATTACGGAGTTGGTCGCGACCGACCTCAGGGCGGCGACCCATATCGGTGAAGTCGCGACTCCCGAGGTGGTGCTCCTCACCGTGAAATCCAACGACACCCGCAAGGCCGTCGAGGCTCTTCGGCCGTTTTGGAACGAGGCCCTCTTCGTATCGCTCCAGAACGGTTTGGGGAACGAGGAGATCCTCGCCGAGAACGTCCCCCGAGTGCTCGGTGCGGTCATCAACCAGGGGGTCACGTACGTCGAGCCCGGCATCGTGTTTCACGCCGGGGAACGTGAGACTCTGTTCGCGCCTTTTGCCGGTAGTGGCCTCGAGGATGCCCGACGCATGGCACGCACGTTCGAGGACGCGGGTATCCCCGCACGAGCGGTGCCCGACATTCGGCGCGACCTGTGGGCGAAGACCATCTTGAACGCTGCCGTCAACCCCGTCACCGCGCTCCTGTCCCGACGCACCGGGGAGCTCCTCGACGAGGAGCTCGCCCCGGTACTCGAGGCGATCGTTCGCGAATCGGTCTCGATCGCCCGCGCCTCGGGAATCGAGCTGGAGGAGGCCGAGATCATCGAATCCATTGACGCGGTCGCGCGGGCGACGAAGGACAACAAATCCAGCATGCTCCAGGATCTCGAACGGGGCCGGCCGACGGAGATCGACGCGATTAACGGCGCGCTCTCGGAACGTGCCCGCGCACTGTCGGTGCCGGCGCCTCTCAACGAGCTTCTGACCCATCTCGTGCGCGCTCGGGCCTCAGCGGGAAAAAGTTAG
- the ilvD gene encoding dihydroxy-acid dehydratase, with amino-acid sequence MRSDAIKKGISRAPARAMLRAVGLTDEDLAKPLVGVANTWTELTPCNFHLRELASKVKEGIRASGGTPLEFNTITVSDGIAMGSEGMRSSLVSREIIADSIELVVNGHLLDGVVAISGCDKTIPGTVMALARLDLPSLMIYGGSIQAGNYRGKDVTIQDVFEAVGACAAGVITRKELESLEGVACPGAGACGGQFTANTMSTAMTFLGISPMGVNDIPATDPRKVEAAYRCGALVMDLIKSGVTARRILTRPALENAIASVAATAGSTNAVLHLLAIAREAGVDLVLDDFDRISARTPVIADLKPAGRFTAPDVDRAGGARLLVKRLLEGGLLVDQPTVSGRSLAEESASAMETDGQQVIRALDRPLKSRGGIAILRGSLAPEGCVVKLAGHERTRHAGPARVFDAEEEAFEAVQARQIRAGDVVVIRYEGPKGGPGMREMLAVTAALIGQGLGDSVALVTDGRFSGATHGFMVGHVSPEAAVGGPIALVRDGDTVILDVDSRRLDVEADLDERRGAWRPPDNPYAKGALAKYQKLVGSASEGAVTG; translated from the coding sequence ATGCGAAGCGATGCTATCAAGAAAGGAATCTCACGCGCGCCCGCCCGCGCCATGCTCAGGGCCGTCGGTCTGACCGACGAAGACCTCGCCAAGCCCCTCGTGGGAGTGGCCAACACCTGGACCGAGTTGACGCCGTGCAACTTCCACCTCCGTGAGCTCGCCTCGAAGGTCAAGGAGGGGATTCGTGCCTCGGGAGGCACGCCTCTCGAGTTCAACACCATTACCGTCTCCGACGGGATCGCGATGGGCTCGGAGGGGATGCGGTCATCCCTCGTGTCGCGGGAGATCATCGCCGACTCCATCGAGCTCGTCGTCAATGGGCATCTCCTCGACGGAGTCGTTGCCATTTCGGGATGCGACAAGACCATTCCGGGTACCGTCATGGCACTTGCCCGACTCGATCTCCCATCGCTCATGATCTACGGCGGGTCGATACAGGCCGGCAACTATCGGGGAAAGGACGTCACGATCCAGGACGTGTTCGAGGCGGTGGGGGCTTGCGCCGCCGGCGTCATCACTCGAAAAGAGCTCGAATCGCTCGAAGGGGTTGCCTGTCCGGGAGCGGGCGCCTGCGGGGGGCAATTCACCGCGAACACCATGTCGACGGCGATGACGTTTCTCGGAATCTCTCCCATGGGGGTGAACGACATCCCGGCCACCGATCCGCGCAAGGTGGAGGCGGCTTATCGATGCGGAGCGCTCGTCATGGATCTCATCAAGAGCGGCGTCACGGCGAGGCGCATCCTCACCCGGCCCGCTCTCGAGAACGCCATCGCGTCGGTCGCCGCGACGGCTGGCTCGACCAATGCGGTGCTCCATCTGCTCGCCATCGCTCGCGAAGCCGGAGTCGATCTCGTTCTCGACGATTTCGATCGCATCTCGGCGAGAACGCCGGTGATCGCCGACCTGAAGCCGGCGGGGCGTTTCACCGCCCCCGACGTCGATCGCGCCGGCGGCGCGAGACTCTTGGTGAAGCGCCTGCTCGAAGGGGGGTTGCTCGTCGACCAGCCGACGGTGAGCGGCAGGAGCCTGGCCGAGGAGTCCGCGAGCGCCATGGAGACAGACGGCCAGCAAGTCATTCGAGCGCTCGATAGGCCTCTGAAATCGCGGGGCGGCATCGCGATACTGCGCGGCTCGCTCGCGCCCGAGGGTTGTGTCGTGAAACTCGCGGGGCATGAGCGGACGCGACACGCGGGTCCCGCTAGGGTCTTCGATGCCGAGGAGGAAGCGTTCGAGGCCGTCCAAGCGCGCCAGATCCGAGCGGGCGACGTCGTCGTCATCCGCTACGAGGGACCGAAAGGCGGCCCGGGCATGCGGGAAATGCTCGCGGTCACCGCGGCGCTGATCGGGCAGGGACTGGGCGATTCCGTCGCGCTGGTCACCGACGGACGCTTCAGCGGAGCCACCCACGGATTCATGGTTGGCCATGTATCACCCGAGGCGGCCGTCGGTGGCCCGATCGCACTCGTGCGCGACGGCGATACCGTCATTCTCGACGTCGATTCCCGGCGGCTCGACGTCGAAGCCGACCTCGACGAACGACGGGGCGCGTGGCGTCCTCCCGACAATCCTTACGCCAAAGGGGCCCTCGCCAAGTACCAGAAGCTCGTCGGCTCGGCATCGGAGGGCGCGGTCACGGGCTAA
- a CDS encoding penicillin acylase family protein — protein MNVLFALLALSPLATAEPLSLAGLHQPVEILTDRWGVAHIYAQNEHDLFFAQGYNAARDRLFQFEMWRRQATGTVAEILGRRELERDIGTRLHQFRKDLDQELNHYHPRGKAIIEAFVEGINASVDEALAEPARLPIEFQLLGIEPGRWTAADVISRHQGLLSNVTSELRTARAVHAIGADKVRELEWYRPGQPELELDPTIDGSLLKDEILELYRAFRGPVEFLPEDIVVEHRADARSHERFQDKMLRALPVGDGSDDIGSNNWVVSGRFTHTGFPYIVNDPHRVLAVPSLRYFVHLVAPGWNVIGGGEPVLPGISIGHNEYGGWGLTVFGQDNEDLYVYDTNPRDPNQYRYLDGWEEMRILRETIPIKGESPETVELKYTRHGPVLFEDREHHKAYALRAAWMEIGNSPYLASLRMNQAKSWEEFVEACSYSRIPAENMIWGDVDKNIGYQAVGISPIRPNWSGLVPVPGDGRYEWDGFLPIIALPRVKNPEKGYWGTANNFMVPDGYPYPEALHWTWGDEMRGLRVDELLSSGRRFTIVDMMSFQHDELSIPARSLVPLLKELQLDDSRSQQARDLLLGWDFVVDKPSVAAAIYVSFERRLLDEVATTVVPGPARELIGRLNKKRVIDWLVAPDGRFGEDPIAGRDAVLKASLAGAVSDLTERLGPDTKTWQYGQEKFKHVAIQHALSPAVDVATRAKLDVGPAPRGGYDSTLNNTGSGDNQTSGATFRVILDASDWDNSIATNAPGQSGNPDDPHYRDLFELWAKHQYFPLFYTREKIESVTESRLELLPVGATDR, from the coding sequence ATGAACGTCCTTTTCGCACTTCTTGCCCTCAGTCCGCTGGCAACGGCCGAGCCGCTTTCGCTCGCCGGCCTCCACCAGCCGGTCGAGATACTCACCGACCGCTGGGGTGTGGCGCACATCTACGCGCAGAACGAGCACGACCTGTTCTTCGCCCAGGGGTACAACGCGGCGCGCGACCGCCTGTTCCAGTTCGAGATGTGGCGCCGCCAAGCAACGGGGACGGTCGCCGAGATCCTCGGCCGGCGAGAGCTCGAGCGCGACATCGGCACGCGACTCCACCAGTTCCGGAAAGACCTCGACCAGGAGCTCAATCATTACCACCCGCGGGGCAAAGCGATCATCGAAGCGTTCGTAGAAGGCATCAATGCCTCCGTGGACGAGGCGCTGGCCGAGCCCGCTCGATTGCCCATCGAGTTCCAGCTCCTTGGCATCGAGCCCGGGCGCTGGACGGCGGCGGACGTGATCTCCCGTCACCAGGGACTGCTCTCGAACGTAACCTCGGAGCTTCGGACGGCACGCGCGGTGCACGCCATCGGGGCCGACAAGGTGAGAGAGCTCGAGTGGTACCGGCCGGGCCAGCCCGAGCTCGAGCTCGATCCCACCATCGACGGCTCGCTTCTGAAAGATGAGATTCTGGAGCTCTATCGGGCTTTCCGTGGCCCGGTCGAGTTCCTGCCCGAGGATATCGTGGTCGAGCACCGGGCCGATGCCCGATCGCACGAACGATTCCAGGACAAGATGTTGCGGGCTCTGCCCGTGGGAGACGGCAGCGACGATATCGGCAGCAACAACTGGGTCGTGAGCGGTCGCTTCACCCACACGGGATTTCCGTACATCGTGAACGATCCGCACCGTGTCCTCGCGGTACCTTCGCTTCGGTATTTCGTCCACCTCGTCGCGCCCGGGTGGAACGTGATCGGCGGAGGGGAGCCGGTTCTTCCCGGCATCTCCATCGGACACAACGAATACGGTGGTTGGGGCCTGACCGTATTCGGTCAGGACAACGAAGACCTCTACGTCTACGACACGAACCCTCGAGACCCGAACCAGTACCGGTACCTCGATGGCTGGGAAGAGATGCGCATCCTTCGCGAGACGATTCCCATCAAGGGAGAGTCTCCCGAGACCGTCGAGCTCAAGTACACCCGCCACGGCCCCGTCCTCTTCGAGGACCGCGAGCACCACAAAGCCTACGCGCTCCGCGCCGCCTGGATGGAGATCGGAAACTCGCCCTACCTCGCGAGCCTTCGTATGAATCAGGCGAAGAGCTGGGAGGAGTTCGTCGAAGCCTGCTCCTACAGCCGCATTCCCGCGGAGAACATGATCTGGGGCGACGTCGACAAGAACATCGGCTATCAGGCGGTCGGGATATCTCCCATCAGGCCGAACTGGAGCGGGCTCGTTCCCGTTCCGGGAGATGGGCGCTACGAATGGGATGGGTTCTTGCCCATCATCGCCCTACCCCGAGTCAAGAACCCCGAGAAAGGATACTGGGGAACGGCGAACAATTTCATGGTGCCGGACGGCTATCCCTACCCTGAGGCGCTTCACTGGACCTGGGGTGACGAGATGCGCGGGCTTCGCGTGGACGAGCTCCTTTCCTCGGGTCGGCGGTTCACCATCGTCGATATGATGAGCTTCCAGCACGACGAGCTTTCCATCCCCGCTCGAAGCCTCGTGCCTCTTTTGAAGGAGCTTCAGCTCGACGACTCGCGCTCGCAGCAAGCACGGGACCTGCTCCTCGGCTGGGATTTCGTCGTCGACAAACCGTCGGTGGCCGCTGCGATCTACGTCAGCTTCGAGCGGCGTCTGCTCGACGAGGTCGCGACCACGGTCGTTCCCGGGCCGGCTCGAGAGCTCATCGGCCGGCTGAACAAGAAACGGGTAATCGACTGGCTGGTCGCTCCCGACGGACGCTTCGGCGAGGATCCCATCGCGGGGCGCGACGCCGTCTTGAAGGCGAGCCTCGCGGGAGCCGTCTCCGACCTCACCGAGCGGCTCGGGCCCGATACGAAGACCTGGCAGTACGGGCAGGAAAAATTCAAGCATGTTGCGATTCAGCACGCGCTGAGTCCGGCGGTCGACGTGGCGACGCGGGCGAAGCTCGATGTCGGGCCAGCCCCGCGAGGTGGGTATGACTCGACGCTGAACAACACGGGTAGCGGGGACAACCAAACGTCAGGGGCGACGTTCCGCGTCATCCTGGACGCATCCGACTGGGACAACTCGATCGCCACGAACGCGCCGGGCCAATCGGGCAATCCAGACGATCCCCATTACCGGGACTTGTTCGAGCTCTGGGCGAAGCATCAATATTTCCCGCTCTTCTACACGCGAGAGAAGATCGAATCGGTCACCGAGAGTCGACTCGAGCTGCTGCCTGTGGGAGCGACCGATCGGTGA
- a CDS encoding prolyl oligopeptidase family serine peptidase, translated as MSKRARLSCAVFLLAAAVGSAQDLTLEQLLSSPFPTSLVAAPNHRVFAWVENDEGRRNVWVASGPDYQARAVTRFEEDDGQEIAELAIGPGGNHVLFVRGGGPNRDGEIPNPQSNPTGAERSLFIVAVDGSESPRKLTEGFGPVFTPDGRTIAFLKDHRIWTVPSVGKGEPEELARTRGEPESLRWASDGKRLAFVSDRGDHSFVGVYDFASQTIAYVDPGLGRDRDPVWSPDGQKLAFVRVPNERQILPFSPRREALPWSIRVFDIAANRGREVFKADEGRGSAFRGVAADNQILWAAGDRIVFPWEREGWTHLYSVPVNGGRPTHLTPGDFEVEHVTLAPDGRELFYSSNAGDIDRRHLWRVSVEGGAPQAVTSGKGIEWSPVVAGDGSALAYLASDARRPAHAMIKAGEAAPRALAPSRPFPSEALVEPEPVTFSGADGMKIHGQLFVPPRGSGERHPAVVFFHGGSRRQMLLGWHYMGYYHNAYALNQYLASRGFVVLSVNYRSGIGYGLDFREALEYGAQGASEFQDVLGAGLYLRSRDDVAPDRIGLWGGSYGGYLTALGLARASDLFAAGVDLHGVHDWNAVIRNFVPSYDATKREAFARLAFESSPMAHIEGWRSPVLLIHGDDDRNVPFSESVDLAEVLSQHGVDYEQLVFPDEVHGFLLHHNWLAAFRAAANFLERKLMGSAPTTNE; from the coding sequence ATGTCGAAGCGTGCTCGCCTTTCCTGCGCCGTCTTTCTACTCGCCGCGGCGGTCGGCTCCGCCCAGGATCTCACTCTCGAGCAGCTCCTGAGCTCGCCGTTTCCCACGTCTCTCGTCGCCGCTCCCAACCACCGGGTATTCGCCTGGGTCGAGAACGACGAGGGACGGCGAAACGTCTGGGTTGCCAGCGGGCCGGATTACCAGGCGCGAGCCGTGACCCGCTTCGAGGAGGACGATGGCCAGGAGATCGCCGAGCTCGCCATCGGACCGGGCGGTAATCACGTTCTCTTCGTGCGCGGTGGCGGGCCCAATCGCGATGGGGAGATCCCCAATCCCCAGAGCAACCCTACGGGTGCCGAAAGATCCCTCTTCATCGTTGCCGTCGATGGGAGCGAATCGCCGCGCAAGCTCACCGAGGGATTCGGACCCGTTTTCACCCCGGATGGGAGGACCATCGCGTTTTTGAAGGACCATCGAATCTGGACCGTCCCCTCGGTCGGGAAAGGTGAGCCGGAAGAGCTAGCGAGGACGAGGGGCGAGCCGGAATCGCTTCGCTGGGCTTCCGACGGCAAGCGACTCGCGTTCGTGAGCGACCGGGGCGACCACTCCTTCGTCGGCGTGTATGACTTCGCGTCGCAAACCATCGCCTACGTGGACCCGGGGCTCGGCCGCGACCGCGATCCGGTATGGTCGCCCGATGGACAGAAGCTCGCGTTCGTACGCGTGCCGAACGAGCGCCAGATTCTCCCGTTCAGCCCGAGGCGTGAAGCGCTTCCGTGGTCCATCCGTGTCTTCGACATCGCGGCGAATCGAGGCCGGGAGGTCTTCAAGGCGGACGAAGGTCGCGGAAGCGCCTTTCGCGGCGTGGCGGCCGACAACCAGATTCTCTGGGCCGCGGGGGATCGCATCGTCTTCCCGTGGGAACGCGAGGGCTGGACGCATCTGTATTCGGTTCCGGTGAACGGAGGCCGTCCCACGCACCTGACGCCGGGAGACTTCGAAGTCGAGCACGTGACGCTTGCGCCGGATGGTCGCGAGCTCTTCTATTCTTCGAACGCGGGCGACATCGACCGCCGTCACCTCTGGCGCGTCTCGGTCGAAGGAGGGGCGCCCCAGGCGGTGACCTCGGGGAAGGGAATCGAGTGGTCACCGGTGGTGGCGGGGGATGGAAGCGCGCTCGCCTACCTGGCATCGGATGCGAGACGACCCGCGCACGCGATGATCAAGGCTGGCGAAGCCGCCCCGCGGGCGCTCGCCCCGTCCCGGCCTTTTCCGAGCGAGGCCCTGGTCGAGCCCGAGCCCGTGACCTTCTCGGGCGCCGACGGAATGAAGATTCATGGCCAACTCTTCGTGCCGCCGCGCGGGTCGGGCGAGCGGCATCCAGCGGTCGTGTTCTTCCACGGCGGCTCGAGACGCCAAATGCTTCTCGGCTGGCACTACATGGGCTACTACCACAACGCATACGCGCTCAATCAGTACCTGGCGAGCCGCGGCTTCGTCGTTTTGTCGGTCAACTATCGAAGCGGCATCGGCTATGGCCTCGATTTCCGGGAAGCGCTCGAATATGGAGCCCAGGGCGCCAGCGAATTCCAGGACGTGCTGGGCGCCGGTCTCTACCTGAGGAGCCGGGACGATGTAGCGCCTGATCGGATCGGCCTCTGGGGAGGCTCCTACGGCGGCTATCTGACCGCACTCGGGCTCGCCCGCGCCTCCGATCTGTTCGCCGCCGGCGTCGACCTTCACGGCGTGCACGACTGGAACGCCGTCATCCGTAATTTCGTCCCCAGCTACGACGCAACGAAGCGCGAGGCGTTCGCCCGCCTCGCGTTCGAATCCTCTCCCATGGCACACATCGAAGGCTGGCGCTCGCCGGTGCTTCTCATTCACGGGGACGACGACCGAAACGTTCCCTTCAGCGAGTCCGTCGATCTCGCCGAGGTTCTTTCGCAGCATGGGGTCGACTACGAACAGCTCGTCTTTCCCGACGAGGTGCACGGGTTTCTGCTGCACCACAACTGGCTCGCGGCTTTCCGTGCGGCGGCGAATTTTCTCGAGCGCAAGCTGATGGGCTCCGCACCCACCACCAACGAATGA